Within the Granulicella sibirica genome, the region GGACCTATGACCGCGGTCGCTGCAAGCAGCATGAAGGCGCGACGAAGTCTGCGGGAGCGCGGCACGCGTTTAGGCTAACATTCCGGGACGGTTATAGGCCTGCATATGGTTTGGACTTTTATGGGAGACAAACGTAGCGAAAGTCTCAGATGGAGAAAGCATCTCTGAATTCGTCCACCGTGCGTGGTGAGCCTATCTCTTTTCGAATGAAGACTTTGAAAAACCCGGCCCAATGTTTTCAAGACTTTAGCAGTGAAGTCCAACGCTAACTCTTATGGATAGAAGACTTTACGCCACTTGGGGGAGTGGGGGATACCGTGGACTCCATTCTCACTCACGCTCAGCGGGCGTATCCGCGAGGACCGATTCGAGAACCTGCGCCACTCCGTCTTCCAGATTTGAGGGCGCAATCGTCCATCCCCGATCCTCGGCAACCGCTCGCAGATCGTCCGGCGCGTTTTCCATGAGCACCGGATGCGCGACCACCTCGAGCATTGAGAGGTCATTCCAGTTATCCCCGATCGCCATGATCTCGCCCGGCACAATCCCTTGCGAGAGCGCGAACCGCAGGATCGCCGTCCCTTTCGAGCAGCCAGCCGGAAGAATATCCACGATCGAGAGATTCCTCTCCGGATACTCCGTCCGCGCAAGCTGAATCTCCACGTCCGGATCCAGCGTCGACTTGCCCACCGGAGACACGCGCCGATCCCGCAGCAGGTGCGCCTCAGCCCGCCGCATCCTCTCCACTGTCCCGCACAGCATCATCTGGATGGGTGCGTCCGCCTCCAGCGCCAGTTCAAGCGGATGCACATGGTCGATGTACGGTTCGTTCGCCTGCATCCACTTCCCGATGCTGTTATGCAGATCCTCTAGCTCCTCGACCACAAGCGCCCCGCGCGTATCGTCCCCATCCGCCCCCACCCGGTCAAACGTAATCACCAGCGCGTTGCGAAACTCGGCCAGATGCGCTAACAGCCAGCGCGAAGTCGAGATAGGCAGATGCGTCGTCTCAATCAACCGCGAGTCCACCATCCGCACGACAGCACCATTCGACGTAATCAGCACGTTCGAAGGCGTCAGCTCCAAAGGCCGCAAGACCCGCATGGCATACGAGTGCCGCCGCCCGGTCGCAATCACAAAATGCACTCCCGCCTGCTCCGCAGCCGCGATCGCCGCGAGGTTTCGAGCCGACACCTTTGCCTCTTCCCCAAGCAGCGTTCCATCCATGTCGACGGCGACTAAACGCACCGGAAGCTTTGCAGGAGATAAGAGATGCGAGGGGGCAGCATTTAGGGCAATCACCTGCATATTCTCTCATCGCGGTGAATGATTATTCGTATGTGCTTCGATAAAAAGCATTTACGGGAAATTCACCATGGCAGCTGTTTGGCGGGACGATAATGAACACAGCATTACAAAGGCTTCGTTATGTTTCACCAATCAACTTCCTCTGCGGTACGCCGTAGTTTGCTGTCAGTTTCCGATCTGGTATTTCCGGCCACTCCGGCCAGCTTTTCCAAGCCAACGCCTCGCTCCCTGCGTCTCGTCGAAGGCGTTTCCATGGCGGATCCCGCTGGCGGCCTCCTCGCGTTCCCCGATATACCCTCCGCAGCCCAGGCGCCCGTAAAGCCCCGTGTTCTGGCCGATATCCTGTCGGCCTCGGCTGGCCGTTTTGCCGCCTTCTGTGCGGAAGCCTCCGTGCTCGTCTTCGTCCTCGGCATCCTCGACCGCTTCCTTCTCAAGGAGCGGATCGAGATCCGATGGATCATCGGAGCGTTCACCGTAAGTGTGGTGCTTCTCGCCCTTAGTGTGGCCGCCGACGTCAGCGCACGTCGCTGGCTCGGCGTAACGCGCATCGGCCCGATCACGCACTGAGTCCCTCGTCCGGAGCCCGGCACAATCCGGGCTCCGGTACCATAACCAGATGCCCGCAATCGCCTTTCTCGAGTGTGTCCGCTGCCACCATCACGTCTCGGCTGATGTGCCGCAGACGCTCTGCCCGCTCTGCGCCGGATCTCTCTACGTTCGTTACGACATGGACTCCCTGAAGCACACCGCGAAGCGCGTCAACCCCGCCCGCTATGCCGCTGAATCTGCCGCAAGCCTCGGGATGTGGCGCTACCGCGACGTCCTGCCGTCCGTCACCCCGGTGACCCTCGCTGAGGGCTGGACCCCCATGCTCCGCAGCAAACGCTACCCAAACCTCTTCGTCAAGGAGGAGGGCGCAAACCCCACCGGCACCTTCAAGGCCCGCGGCCTCTGCCTCGCCGTAACGATGGCAAAGCACTACGGGCTCCAGCACCTCGCCGTGCCGTCAGCAGGGAACGCTGCCGGAGCCCTTGCCGCTTATGCCGCCGCTGCCGGGATCGCCGCCCACATCTTCATGCCCAAAGACGTCCCCTTCGCCAACTACCTCGAAGGCGTCGTGTACGGAGCCGACGTCACCATGGTCGACGGCCTCATCTCCGACTGCGCCCGTATGGTCGGCGAGCGCATCAAGGCCCAGAAGGAAACCGGGACCGACCCATCGCAGGTCTGGTTCGACATCTCTACCCTCAAGGAACCCTTCCGCGTCGAGGGTAAGAAGACCATGGGCTATGAACTCGTCGAGCAGCTTGGCTGGGAGTACCCCGACGCCGTCTTCTACCCCACCGGAGGAGGCGTAGGCCTCATCGGCATGTGGAAGGCCTTCGAAGAAATGGAAGCCCTCGGCTGGGTCACTGGCAAGCGCCCCCGCATGTTCGCGCTGCAGTCGAGCGGATGCGCCCCCGTCGCGCAAGCGTATGCCGAAGGCAAGGACGTCAGCACTTTCTTCGAGCACGCCTCCACCTTTGCCGCAGGTCTCCGTGTACCCAAGCCCTACGGCGACGTCA harbors:
- a CDS encoding HAD-IIB family hydrolase, with the protein product MQVIALNAAPSHLLSPAKLPVRLVAVDMDGTLLGEEAKVSARNLAAIAAAEQAGVHFVIATGRRHSYAMRVLRPLELTPSNVLITSNGAVVRMVDSRLIETTHLPISTSRWLLAHLAEFRNALVITFDRVGADGDDTRGALVVEELEDLHNSIGKWMQANEPYIDHVHPLELALEADAPIQMMLCGTVERMRRAEAHLLRDRRVSPVGKSTLDPDVEIQLARTEYPERNLSIVDILPAGCSKGTAILRFALSQGIVPGEIMAIGDNWNDLSMLEVVAHPVLMENAPDDLRAVAEDRGWTIAPSNLEDGVAQVLESVLADTPAERE
- a CDS encoding threonine synthase: MPAIAFLECVRCHHHVSADVPQTLCPLCAGSLYVRYDMDSLKHTAKRVNPARYAAESAASLGMWRYRDVLPSVTPVTLAEGWTPMLRSKRYPNLFVKEEGANPTGTFKARGLCLAVTMAKHYGLQHLAVPSAGNAAGALAAYAAAAGIAAHIFMPKDVPFANYLEGVVYGADVTMVDGLISDCARMVGERIKAQKETGTDPSQVWFDISTLKEPFRVEGKKTMGYELVEQLGWEYPDAVFYPTGGGVGLIGMWKAFEEMEALGWVTGKRPRMFALQSSGCAPVAQAYAEGKDVSTFFEHASTFAAGLRVPKPYGDVIILEIVRASGGAALAYSDEAILASVLDWAKQEGIFLSPEGAAATAAYDSLIASGDLKSTDRVVLFNTGGGLKYTDMTAEAMHLRRPGTLPTSMPVGGIITPV